The following are from one region of the Deltaproteobacteria bacterium genome:
- a CDS encoding MMPL family transporter — protein sequence MIPQKWIELYLRFLLKYRGLVVIATTALTLAFAWQLQYMRLNVDFFDLYPKYRTAADAWSDCREQGGGIPSCVGRAILNPGPNPYIQIYRDFRKMFGSANILSVILEVKNGDVYNPATLQKLDRITKYIINSKGVVPYQILSIAHPRITSVSAREGGVEIRPVFYPGVPQTQADADRVKFAVYQNKGIRGIFASLDDTALVVHAGFWEEALDFRELYARMAELKTQEDDANHTIYITGFPWLYTSVLQYVTQLMYIFGLTILTLAFLLYSYFRTWTGIWVPIFSGVLSSVWGLGIAAWLGFNFDPLVLVIPIFLTARALSHSVQSMDRYHEEFYRLKNRHEAIVVSYQHLFEPAMSGIATDGIGLLVIAVAPIPLIQKTAIFASFWVISIFISVVTLHPIILSYINPPLEAVQHKQYAQPFSIWIARIVVFSVCGGAIALHSAGLVASSLVAFLLTTPVLAWYWLVFCENAYVSWTKWVINASMGPRRWAVIALAGALFFIFPIFGLQLKVGDMTPGAALLFKEHPYNVAFQKLNEKFLGASQLIVIADTKKPDGMKNIAPLTAIEEFAEHMRGAEGASGSVTIIDIVKQLTRLYRDGDPKWGLIPEKPKEIGQLFYVFTNGASAGDLDRFMDPTGRYGTVLTLFRGYSHDVVMNSIERGRHFAAEMKTDDVEFKFAGGLFGILAAVNEAVEHSYWTNLVLIFGVVYFCLYLCYGSLFAALILMIPVVLSQLASEAFMVLMHIDLNVNSLPIAAAGAGVGVDYGMYHMSRMVDTFDELGDLDEAVDYATATTGKAIIFTGTTMIAGTGFFWLSDLKFLAEMGLLLSLLMTFNKFGALIVVPSLVKVTRPRFLLDRKPVTSQSVPPATALAS from the coding sequence ATGATCCCGCAAAAATGGATCGAATTGTATCTGCGCTTTCTGCTCAAGTACCGCGGCTTGGTCGTGATCGCCACGACCGCGTTGACCTTGGCGTTCGCCTGGCAACTGCAATACATGCGGCTCAATGTCGATTTCTTCGATCTGTATCCGAAGTACCGGACGGCCGCCGACGCCTGGAGTGATTGTCGCGAGCAAGGGGGTGGCATCCCGAGTTGCGTGGGTCGGGCCATCCTCAATCCCGGCCCCAATCCGTACATCCAGATTTACCGCGACTTCCGCAAGATGTTCGGCAGCGCCAACATCCTCAGCGTCATCCTCGAAGTGAAGAATGGGGACGTCTACAATCCGGCGACGCTGCAGAAACTCGACCGCATCACCAAGTACATCATCAACAGCAAGGGCGTGGTGCCGTACCAGATTCTGTCCATCGCCCACCCGCGCATTACCAGCGTCAGCGCGCGCGAGGGCGGCGTCGAGATTCGTCCCGTCTTTTACCCCGGGGTTCCACAAACCCAAGCCGATGCCGATCGCGTGAAGTTCGCCGTCTACCAGAACAAGGGCATCCGCGGCATCTTCGCCTCGCTCGATGACACCGCATTGGTGGTGCACGCTGGGTTTTGGGAAGAGGCGTTGGACTTCCGCGAGCTCTATGCCCGCATGGCGGAGCTGAAGACTCAGGAGGACGACGCCAATCACACCATCTACATCACCGGCTTCCCGTGGCTGTACACGTCGGTGCTGCAGTACGTCACGCAGCTGATGTATATTTTCGGGCTGACCATCCTGACGCTCGCCTTCCTCCTCTACTCGTACTTCCGGACATGGACAGGCATCTGGGTGCCGATCTTCTCAGGGGTACTCTCGAGCGTCTGGGGATTGGGCATCGCCGCCTGGTTGGGCTTCAACTTCGATCCGCTGGTGCTAGTGATCCCGATCTTCCTCACCGCCCGCGCCCTCAGCCACTCGGTACAGTCGATGGATCGGTACCACGAGGAGTTCTATCGTCTGAAAAATCGACACGAGGCGATCGTCGTGTCGTACCAACATTTGTTCGAGCCCGCGATGTCCGGGATCGCGACCGACGGCATCGGCCTGCTCGTCATCGCCGTTGCGCCGATTCCACTGATTCAGAAGACCGCCATCTTCGCCAGTTTCTGGGTCATCTCCATCTTCATCAGCGTGGTCACCCTCCACCCGATCATTCTCTCCTACATCAATCCGCCGCTAGAAGCCGTCCAGCACAAGCAGTACGCCCAGCCCTTCAGCATCTGGATTGCGCGCATCGTCGTTTTTTCCGTATGCGGTGGCGCCATCGCTCTGCACTCGGCCGGCCTGGTGGCGTCGTCGCTGGTAGCATTTCTACTCACCACACCCGTACTGGCGTGGTACTGGCTTGTGTTTTGCGAGAACGCCTACGTTTCCTGGACCAAGTGGGTCATCAATGCCAGCATGGGACCACGCCGCTGGGCGGTGATCGCGCTCGCTGGGGCGCTGTTCTTCATCTTCCCGATCTTCGGGTTGCAACTCAAGGTCGGCGATATGACGCCCGGCGCCGCACTGCTCTTCAAGGAGCATCCCTACAACGTCGCGTTCCAAAAGTTGAACGAAAAATTTCTCGGCGCCAGTCAGCTTATCGTGATCGCCGACACGAAAAAGCCGGACGGCATGAAGAACATCGCCCCGTTGACGGCCATCGAGGAGTTTGCCGAGCACATGCGCGGCGCCGAGGGTGCCAGCGGCTCCGTCACGATCATCGATATCGTGAAGCAACTGACGCGTCTCTACCGTGACGGCGACCCCAAGTGGGGGCTGATTCCGGAGAAGCCGAAGGAGATCGGCCAACTGTTTTACGTATTCACCAACGGCGCGTCGGCCGGCGATCTCGATCGATTCATGGATCCAACCGGACGCTACGGGACCGTGCTCACGCTGTTCCGCGGGTACTCGCACGACGTCGTGATGAACTCGATCGAGCGCGGGCGGCACTTCGCCGCGGAGATGAAGACCGACGACGTCGAGTTCAAATTCGCGGGCGGCCTCTTCGGCATCCTGGCGGCCGTGAACGAAGCCGTCGAGCACTCGTACTGGACGAATCTCGTGCTCATCTTCGGTGTCGTCTACTTCTGCCTGTACCTCTGCTACGGCTCCCTGTTCGCGGCACTGATCTTGATGATTCCGGTCGTGCTCTCGCAGCTCGCGTCCGAGGCGTTCATGGTGCTCATGCACATCGACTTGAACGTGAACTCATTGCCGATCGCCGCGGCGGGCGCCGGAGTGGGCGTGGACTATGGCATGTACCACATGAGCCGGATGGTCGACACGTTCGACGAACTCGGCGATCTCGACGAGGCCGTTGACTACGCCACCGCCACCACCGGCAAAGCCATCATCTTCACCGGGACGACCATGATCGCGGGCACCGGCTTCTTCTGGCTCTCCGACCTCAAGTTCCTGGCCGAGATGGGCCTGCTGCTCTCGCTGCTGATGACCTTCAACAAGTTTGGTGCGTTGATCGTCGTCCCCTCGCTCGTCAAAGTCACACGGCCGCGTTTCCTACTCGACCGCAAGCCGGTTACCTCGCAGAGCGTTCCGCCGGCAACGGCCCTCGCTAGCTAG